In Candidatus Contubernalis alkalaceticus, the genomic window ATTTTTGAAGTTTATCAATGGTCCTGTAATCCAGCTTTACCAGTCCCCGGAGCAGGGCATTATCGGTTTTTAGGGTTCCCAGGGCAACAGCTAAGATCTGCCGCCACATTTCTTTGCTGATAAGCTGGAGGGGCTTTACCACTTTCCATACGAATTCCATAATCAAAGTCAACACACTGGTTTCTAAATCCTGCTCCAGCAGGTGGTTGTCCTCTTCGGTCAAGTTTAACTCATCGGCCATAACAGCCAGAAAGATATCAGCCTTTGAATTAAAATAGTTATAGAGGGTCCCTACGCCAATCTCTGCTTTTTCCGCTATTTCTTCCAACGTAGTTCCTGCATATCCCCTGGTTAAAAACAATTCTTTGGCAGCTTGAATAATGTTTTCCAAGATTTTTTTCTTTTTTCTCTCTCTTAAACCCATAAATGACCTCCTAACAATAATATGAACGTATTCATATGTGAACACGTTCATATTATAATTTGCTTTTAATTATATGTCAAATTATTTTTTTAAAAAGCTACAAATTCTTAATGCCGTTGGCTGCTAATACACTTGCCGAAACTACTGGATTGGGGAAATGATTCTTATTACCCGCCAGTATGGGGAGCCTATCCCCATGTTTCCAATTGTAATGGGGACTGTGATTTCTCTCACGTGGATTGCAGTGCTGTTCCGATGGGTTTTTTCAGAGAACGTGAAGGAGTGACAAGGATGAAGAAAGTTTCCATATTCAG contains:
- a CDS encoding TetR/AcrR family transcriptional regulator is translated as MGLRERKKKKILENIIQAAKELFLTRGYAGTTLEEIAEKAEIGVGTLYNYFNSKADIFLAVMADELNLTEEDNHLLEQDLETSVLTLIMEFVWKVVKPLQLISKEMWRQILAVALGTLKTDNALLRGLVKLDYRTIDKLQKFLDYQKDQGKLLADFSTREASFVIYSIVITQFMIYIYSPQITLEEMKESIEQQIRFVFQGKCL